One Corallococcus caeni DNA segment encodes these proteins:
- a CDS encoding N-acyl amino acid synthase FeeM domain-containing protein yields the protein MTCGHWRWRVATTQRDMDDAARIRWAVFGGEMGLLTEQSALSRREMTSIDTLDTTVHLLVHVGSEPVATMRVALPNAEVAANLGGPVGLELAQRLDLSGVIRPGMVFAEPSRFCVLPKWRRTQAVSWLQAAMYAESRRRGVTHWIASANLETDSPEDALLASRVAAHRGWLSPRWRVDVPDPRQAPKRPRKPFYTPEERARAEQGLWDGLRVPRSPSLFATTMGARFIAEPLYDAYFQWFTLPLVMALDEIPADTLTHFHALQDGASPAV from the coding sequence ATGACGTGCGGACACTGGCGCTGGCGTGTCGCCACCACCCAGCGGGACATGGATGACGCGGCCCGCATCCGCTGGGCTGTCTTTGGCGGGGAAATGGGACTGCTGACCGAGCAGTCGGCGCTGTCGCGGCGGGAGATGACCTCCATCGACACGCTCGACACCACGGTGCACCTGCTCGTCCATGTCGGCTCGGAGCCGGTGGCGACGATGCGCGTGGCGTTGCCCAACGCGGAGGTGGCGGCGAACCTGGGCGGGCCGGTGGGGCTCGAGCTGGCGCAGCGGCTGGACCTCTCGGGCGTGATCCGCCCGGGGATGGTGTTCGCGGAGCCCTCGCGCTTCTGCGTGCTGCCGAAGTGGCGGCGCACGCAGGCCGTCTCGTGGCTGCAGGCGGCCATGTACGCGGAGAGCCGGCGGCGCGGGGTGACGCACTGGATCGCGTCCGCGAACCTGGAGACGGACTCGCCCGAGGACGCGCTGCTGGCGTCGCGGGTGGCGGCCCACCGGGGATGGCTGAGTCCGCGCTGGCGGGTGGACGTGCCCGACCCGCGCCAGGCCCCCAAGCGGCCCCGCAAGCCCTTCTACACGCCGGAGGAGCGGGCGAGGGCGGAGCAGGGGCTGTGGGACGGCCTGCGGGTGCCCAGGTCCCCCTCGCTCTTCGCCACGACGATGGGGGCGCGCTTCATCGCGGAGCCGCTCTACGACGCGTACTTCCAGTGGTTCACGCTGCCGCTCGTCATGGCGCTCGATGAGATTCCGGCGGACACCCTGACGCACTTCCACGCGCTGCAAGACGGCGCGAGCCCCGCCGTCTAG
- a CDS encoding amidohydrolase family protein: MKRITLLFWLATAGCASSQRPAVADRWLLTGTRLYVAPDAPPLEGAWVMVSGGRIEAVGSASDAPPAGVRREEACAGGVITAGFQNSHVHFTDPAFAGAASRPGDELQSPLNQLTTRYGFTTVVDTGSDPANTGALRQRIERGELRGPAILTVGSPMYPENGIPFYLRDLPPELLRQLAQPASAEEARALVRENIKSGAQGTKLFVATPQGHGEIRRMAEDIARAAVDETHRRGGLVMVHPTDPDGVSAAVQAGADVIVHTTIDSPKQGWSAELVGQLVSRHVSVVPTLQLWGYELTKADVPADVRERLVGGAERQLAAFSSAGGQVLFGTDAGYMTDLDPTQEYVLMAQAGLTPMQILASLTTAPAARWSASERRGRVMPGFDADLVVLGGDPATDVRRFTDVKCTIRAGRTLFVRAPAGGEPPAH, encoded by the coding sequence ATGAAACGGATCACACTTCTCTTCTGGCTGGCCACCGCGGGCTGCGCGTCGAGTCAGCGCCCTGCTGTCGCCGATCGTTGGCTCCTGACGGGCACGCGGCTCTATGTGGCTCCGGACGCGCCACCGCTGGAGGGCGCCTGGGTGATGGTGAGCGGCGGGAGGATTGAAGCCGTCGGCTCCGCGTCGGACGCTCCGCCGGCCGGGGTTCGGCGCGAGGAGGCCTGCGCTGGCGGCGTGATCACCGCCGGGTTCCAGAACAGCCACGTCCACTTCACGGACCCCGCGTTCGCCGGGGCCGCCAGCCGGCCGGGTGACGAGCTCCAGTCACCCCTGAACCAGCTGACCACGCGCTACGGCTTCACGACGGTCGTCGATACCGGCTCCGACCCCGCGAACACCGGGGCCCTGCGCCAGCGCATCGAGCGAGGCGAGCTGCGCGGGCCGGCGATCCTCACCGTCGGCTCGCCGATGTATCCGGAGAACGGCATCCCCTTCTACCTGCGCGACCTGCCGCCCGAGCTGCTGCGACAGCTTGCGCAGCCCGCATCTGCGGAGGAGGCCCGCGCCCTCGTCCGCGAGAACATCAAGTCCGGCGCGCAGGGGACCAAGCTGTTCGTCGCCACGCCCCAGGGGCATGGTGAGATCCGGCGCATGGCCGAGGACATCGCGCGCGCCGCGGTGGACGAAACGCACCGGCGGGGAGGCCTGGTCATGGTGCATCCCACGGATCCCGACGGGGTGAGCGCCGCCGTGCAGGCCGGGGCCGACGTCATCGTGCACACCACCATTGACTCACCGAAACAGGGGTGGAGCGCCGAGCTCGTCGGCCAGCTGGTCTCACGCCACGTCTCCGTGGTCCCCACGCTGCAGCTCTGGGGCTACGAGCTCACCAAGGCGGACGTGCCCGCCGACGTGCGCGAGCGCCTCGTGGGGGGTGCGGAGCGGCAGCTCGCGGCGTTCTCGAGCGCCGGGGGGCAGGTCCTGTTCGGCACCGACGCCGGGTACATGACGGACCTCGATCCGACGCAGGAGTACGTCCTCATGGCACAGGCAGGGCTGACGCCGATGCAGATCCTCGCGTCGTTGACCACCGCCCCCGCCGCGCGCTGGAGCGCCAGCGAGCGCCGGGGCCGCGTCATGCCGGGCTTCGACGCCGACCTCGTGGTGCTCGGCGGCGATCCCGCCACGGATGTCCGGCGGTTCACCGACGTGAAGTGCACGATCCGAGCGGGCAGGACGCTCTTCGTCCGCGCGCCAGCGGGTGGCGAGCCGCCGGCCCACTGA
- a CDS encoding helix-turn-helix transcriptional regulator, with the protein MFNPTAFTTQELVLRDSVISGLNSALSIPKVLEAARASLLEFVQADAMALCLMHTEPFDFQWLVPGFPIRLLDDYAVLAEHDFLRAPILARPNVPVRDTQLLTRDEYERTLIFQRSRELDLTLEHIMAVLLPIGPGLVGALAFYRNKRRPFSLENTTAVASINEHLMNTVRNCNDAQGLMAGAHLLEELHRRPDSAYLVVEPPSRVEFRSEHANALLARWFTGADMHSCGLPLVFKERLDALVRMDADARLGKTLWVFNHPEGNRTCRFIEMPAADGPRRWALRLNEIPHSIPLPWEMERQLTPRQATIARHLLCNRNNEQIAVELGRKLLTVKTHVRNIFDKLGVDSRADLLYQAARLNKPV; encoded by the coding sequence ATGTTCAATCCAACGGCTTTCACCACCCAGGAGCTCGTGCTCCGGGACAGCGTCATCAGTGGACTCAACAGCGCACTGAGCATCCCCAAGGTGCTCGAAGCCGCGCGTGCGTCCCTGCTCGAGTTCGTCCAGGCCGACGCCATGGCCCTGTGCCTCATGCACACGGAGCCGTTCGACTTCCAATGGCTCGTCCCGGGCTTCCCCATCCGCCTGCTGGATGACTATGCCGTCCTGGCCGAGCATGACTTCCTGCGGGCCCCCATCCTCGCGCGGCCCAACGTGCCCGTCCGCGATACGCAGCTGCTCACCCGCGATGAGTACGAACGCACCCTCATCTTCCAACGCAGCCGGGAGCTGGACCTGACGCTGGAACACATCATGGCGGTCCTGCTGCCCATCGGCCCCGGCCTCGTTGGCGCGCTCGCGTTCTACCGGAACAAGCGCCGCCCCTTCTCCTTGGAGAACACCACCGCGGTCGCCAGCATCAACGAGCACCTGATGAACACGGTGCGCAACTGCAATGACGCCCAGGGCCTCATGGCCGGTGCCCACCTTCTCGAGGAGCTCCACCGCCGTCCCGACTCCGCCTACCTCGTCGTGGAGCCTCCCTCCCGCGTGGAGTTCCGCTCCGAGCACGCCAACGCCCTCCTGGCCCGGTGGTTCACCGGCGCGGACATGCACTCCTGCGGGCTCCCGCTCGTCTTCAAGGAGCGGCTGGACGCCCTGGTTCGCATGGACGCGGACGCCCGGCTCGGGAAGACCCTCTGGGTCTTCAACCATCCCGAGGGCAACCGCACCTGCCGCTTCATCGAAATGCCCGCCGCTGACGGTCCCCGGCGATGGGCGCTCAGGCTGAATGAGATTCCCCACTCCATCCCGCTCCCCTGGGAGATGGAACGCCAGCTCACGCCCCGCCAAGCCACCATCGCGAGGCACCTGCTCTGCAACCGGAACAACGAGCAGATCGCCGTTGAGCTCGGCCGCAAGCTCCTGACCGTGAAGACCCACGTGCGGAACATCTTCGACAAGCTGGGCGTGGACAGCCGCGCGGACCTCCTCTACCAGGCCGCCCGCCTCAACAAGCCTGTCTGA
- a CDS encoding iron-containing redox enzyme family protein, which yields MQTQTEHQAGTQWLAVLDEEARGLVAAVDARPDASRLLDGTLDLEGYIHYLVQTYHYARWSTPILAEAGHRLNRLGRHPELAALLIQKGEEERGHDRWLLSDLRNLGCSEEQVEAAARSPAVEAYTGWNFFTSRSGVPTAVLGTAYVLEYLSQTRAGVWAERLKAVGAIPNIHKAVTFLRSHGALDGDHVAEMQRLLAPLTDPEDQEAILFSARVARSVYPRIFREDGASSHPLAR from the coding sequence GTGCAAACCCAGACGGAGCATCAGGCGGGGACGCAGTGGCTGGCGGTGCTGGACGAAGAGGCGCGGGGGCTGGTGGCCGCGGTGGATGCGCGGCCCGACGCCAGCCGCCTCCTCGATGGCACCCTCGACCTGGAGGGCTACATCCACTACCTCGTCCAGACGTATCACTACGCGCGCTGGAGCACGCCGATCCTCGCCGAGGCCGGCCACCGGCTCAATCGGCTGGGACGGCACCCGGAGCTGGCGGCGCTGTTGATCCAGAAGGGCGAGGAGGAGCGCGGGCACGACCGCTGGTTGCTGTCGGACCTGCGGAACCTGGGCTGCTCGGAGGAGCAGGTGGAGGCGGCGGCGCGGAGCCCGGCGGTGGAGGCCTACACGGGGTGGAACTTCTTCACGTCGCGCTCGGGCGTGCCGACGGCGGTGCTGGGGACCGCGTACGTGCTGGAGTACCTGTCGCAGACGCGGGCGGGCGTGTGGGCCGAGCGGCTCAAGGCGGTGGGCGCCATCCCCAACATCCACAAGGCGGTGACCTTCCTGCGCAGCCACGGGGCGCTGGACGGGGACCACGTGGCGGAGATGCAGCGGCTCCTGGCGCCGCTGACGGACCCGGAGGACCAGGAGGCGATCCTCTTCTCGGCCCGGGTCGCCCGGAGCGTCTACCCGCGCATCTTCCGTGAGGACGGCGCCTCCAGCCACCCTCTCGCGAGGTAG
- a CDS encoding PKD domain-containing protein: protein MPKSKQLASCLALALAASAPTALADSAIYGGGPFYSGGTAVMNDLRGSGFTTVILWSFHIEDNGDLVYNDIPVVRNGAYIGDPAWPTRLASLKTAPTSVNRIEVSIGAWSVPDFERMARLVNGTAAGCGSTLVCGTGSSSILYRNFQALKTATGATAVNFDDESAYDLAPTTQFGQMLAGLGYKITFAPYTNQTFWRSLKDNLGSAVDGIYLQVYDGGAGNNPASWNTAMGMTVDPGLWSRHGSGCASGDSPATVQSKMSNWKSTAGINGGFIWLYDDIQACVAQGTSAQYAAAINTAVSGNTPPVANFGVTVSGLTATFSDASSDSDGTIASRSWSFGDGSGSTATNPSHVYASGGNYTVSLTVTDNGGASHTRTQTVSVGTGYVNLALNKPATGSTACNSSETPAKAVNGSVSGGTTDKFCSLASGAWLQVDLGSAQTVSSFVVKHAGAGGESSTWNTRAFTIQTSSNGTNWSTPVTVTNNTASTSTHPISATSARYLKLNVTTASQNGDPATRIYEFEVH, encoded by the coding sequence ATGCCGAAGTCGAAGCAACTCGCGTCCTGCCTTGCCCTTGCCCTGGCTGCGTCCGCGCCGACGGCCCTCGCGGATTCGGCCATCTACGGCGGCGGCCCGTTCTATTCCGGCGGCACCGCGGTGATGAACGACCTGCGCGGCTCGGGCTTCACCACCGTGATCCTCTGGAGCTTCCACATCGAGGACAACGGCGACCTCGTCTACAACGACATCCCGGTGGTGAGGAACGGCGCCTACATCGGTGACCCGGCCTGGCCCACGCGGCTGGCCTCGCTCAAGACGGCGCCGACCTCGGTCAATCGCATCGAGGTGTCCATTGGCGCCTGGAGCGTCCCCGACTTCGAGCGCATGGCTCGGCTGGTCAACGGCACCGCCGCTGGCTGCGGCAGCACGCTGGTCTGCGGCACGGGCAGCAGCAGCATCCTGTACCGCAACTTCCAGGCGCTGAAGACCGCCACCGGCGCCACCGCGGTCAACTTCGACGACGAGAGCGCCTACGACCTGGCCCCGACGACCCAGTTCGGGCAGATGCTGGCGGGCCTGGGCTACAAGATCACCTTCGCGCCCTACACCAACCAGACCTTCTGGCGCAGCCTCAAGGACAACCTCGGCAGCGCGGTCGACGGCATCTACCTCCAGGTGTACGACGGCGGCGCCGGCAACAACCCGGCGAGCTGGAACACCGCGATGGGCATGACGGTGGACCCGGGCCTGTGGTCGCGCCACGGCTCCGGCTGCGCCAGCGGTGACAGCCCGGCCACGGTGCAGAGCAAGATGAGCAACTGGAAGAGCACCGCCGGCATCAACGGCGGCTTCATCTGGCTGTACGACGACATCCAGGCGTGCGTGGCGCAGGGCACCAGCGCGCAGTACGCGGCGGCGATCAACACCGCGGTCAGCGGCAACACCCCGCCGGTGGCCAACTTCGGCGTCACCGTGAGCGGACTGACCGCGACCTTCAGTGACGCCTCCAGCGACAGCGACGGCACCATCGCCTCGCGCAGCTGGAGCTTCGGCGACGGCAGCGGTTCAACCGCCACCAACCCCAGCCATGTCTACGCCAGCGGTGGCAACTACACCGTCAGCCTGACCGTGACCGACAACGGCGGGGCCAGCCACACCCGGACCCAGACCGTCTCGGTCGGCACAGGCTACGTCAACCTGGCGCTCAACAAGCCGGCGACCGGCTCCACGGCCTGCAACAGCAGCGAAACGCCGGCCAAGGCGGTCAACGGGAGCGTCTCCGGCGGCACGACCGACAAGTTCTGCTCGCTGGCCTCGGGGGCCTGGCTGCAGGTGGACCTGGGGTCAGCGCAGACGGTCAGCAGCTTCGTCGTCAAGCACGCCGGCGCGGGCGGTGAGTCGAGCACCTGGAACACCCGGGCCTTCACCATCCAGACCTCCAGCAACGGCACGAACTGGAGCACCCCGGTGACGGTGACCAACAACACCGCCAGCACCTCGACCCACCCCATCAGCGCCACCTCCGCGCGCTACCTCAAGCTCAACGTGACCACCGCGTCCCAGAACGGCGACCCGGCCACGCGCATCTACGAGTTCGAGGTGCACTGA
- a CDS encoding erythromycin esterase family protein, with protein sequence MRHLLLLLLLLSGCASPSRGTAAREAVAETDTDWIVRDLCDKQLALLGEESHHGNARTVAFKVALTRRLVEECHFDAFFIEAGTYDFLHIQALLKAGQPVSEDTVAAAIGGLWATQEMAPLVPFLTARIQAGTLVAGGIDDQIGRGTYAQRQMARELIPFLPGPRQAACGAEIERYMAWGYDETHPYTADTARFILGCWQELEPVLAATPGSQGPLQMVRNLERFFTRQVARMSQAPAQAGDWSDYNGRDRSMFMNLDWLLSQSPAPKKAIVWLATIHAAKDLKGVDADVRHVIPFGSYVHERFGARSFVLGFSANSGSYSLGSTTRTFVLAPATDDSLEGWAFAGHAADTRYLDTRQLQDFGPRVARPLNYTWTTAPWATVLDGLLIFREEAPYRPAPRE encoded by the coding sequence ATGAGACACCTCCTGCTCCTGCTCCTGCTGCTTTCAGGCTGTGCATCGCCGTCCAGGGGCACTGCTGCTCGGGAGGCCGTGGCGGAGACGGACACCGACTGGATCGTCAGGGACCTCTGCGACAAGCAGCTCGCACTGCTGGGCGAGGAGTCGCACCACGGCAATGCCAGGACGGTTGCCTTCAAGGTGGCCTTGACGCGCAGGCTCGTGGAGGAGTGCCACTTCGATGCGTTCTTCATCGAGGCTGGCACCTACGACTTCCTCCACATCCAGGCGCTGCTGAAGGCGGGCCAACCCGTCAGCGAAGACACGGTCGCCGCCGCGATTGGCGGGCTCTGGGCCACCCAGGAGATGGCGCCCCTGGTTCCCTTCCTGACCGCGCGGATCCAGGCGGGAACCCTCGTGGCGGGTGGGATTGATGATCAGATTGGCAGGGGCACCTACGCCCAGCGCCAGATGGCGCGTGAACTCATCCCCTTCCTCCCGGGTCCAAGGCAGGCCGCGTGCGGAGCGGAGATCGAGCGGTACATGGCCTGGGGATATGACGAAACCCACCCGTACACGGCCGACACCGCGAGGTTCATCCTGGGCTGTTGGCAGGAGCTGGAGCCGGTGCTCGCCGCGACCCCGGGCAGCCAGGGCCCGCTGCAGATGGTCCGCAACCTGGAGCGGTTCTTCACCCGCCAGGTCGCCAGGATGTCCCAGGCTCCGGCGCAGGCTGGGGACTGGAGCGACTACAACGGGCGTGACCGCTCCATGTTCATGAACCTGGATTGGCTCCTGTCCCAGTCTCCCGCGCCGAAGAAAGCCATTGTCTGGCTTGCCACCATCCATGCCGCGAAAGACCTCAAGGGCGTGGATGCGGACGTGCGCCACGTGATTCCCTTCGGGTCGTATGTCCATGAGAGGTTCGGAGCCCGGTCGTTCGTGCTGGGGTTCTCCGCGAACTCCGGGAGCTACTCCCTGGGCAGCACGACTCGCACCTTTGTCCTCGCGCCCGCGACGGACGACTCGCTGGAGGGCTGGGCGTTCGCCGGCCACGCCGCGGACACCCGCTATCTGGACACGCGCCAGCTTCAGGACTTCGGGCCCAGGGTGGCGCGTCCCCTGAACTACACGTGGACGACGGCGCCCTGGGCCACGGTCCTGGACGGGCTGTTGATCTTCCGGGAAGAAGCCCCATACCGCCCGGCGCCCCGCGAATGA